In one Chroicocephalus ridibundus chromosome Z, bChrRid1.1, whole genome shotgun sequence genomic region, the following are encoded:
- the F2RL2 gene encoding proteinase-activated receptor 3 has protein sequence MKILVFTGLLSLTSSLFTTASEFSLNGSAIKTVSLIKTFRGISARDYDYIPPYAIEGETTTIHIREHKCSSKKSNDSTLTEVNNTTLKYLTSSLSSKLIPAVYLSAVLLGVPSNAIILWMLLFRIRSVCTAILYTNLAVSDLLFCIMLPFKIAYHMNGNNWIFGEMMCRTTTAVFYGNMYCSILLLMCISVSRYVAIVHPFTYKSLPKRAYAIAVCATVWTIVFLYMLPLCIMQQSYYVKQLDIYTCHDVHNACETISSFQFYYYVSLAVFGFLIPLATIVFCYVSIIRTLKTHEWFWYVKVSLLILTIFAICFVPSNIILIIHHINYYYYNTDGLYSFYLIALCLSSLNSCLDPFLYFLMSKIRSQSNIYLTMVKISREK, from the exons ATGAAGATACTGGTTTTCACTGGACtcctctctcttacctccagtcTTTTCACAACAG cttcagaaTTTTCACTGAATGGGTCTGCAATTAAAACCGTGTCTCTTATCAAGACTTTCCGTGGAATTTCAGCAAGAGATTATGATTACATCCCCCCTTATGCTATCGAAGGGGAGACAACGACCATCCACATCAGAGAACACAAATGCTCTTCAAAAAAGTCGAATGACTCCACTTTAACGGAAGTGAACAACACCACGCTGAAGTACCTGACCAGTTCTCTGAGCTCCAAGCTAATACCCGCCGTCTACCTCAGTGCTGTTTTATTGGGTGTACCGTCTAATGCCATCATTTTGTGGATGCTGCTCTTCAGGATCCGGTCTGTGTGCACTGCTATCCTCTACACAAACTTGGCAGTTTCAGATCTGCTCTTCTGCATCATGCTGCCCTTCAAAATAGCATACCACATGAACGGGAACAACTGGATTTTTGGGGAAATGATGTGCCGAACTACCACTGCAGTCTTTTACGGCAACATGTACTGCTCCATTCTGCTGCTCATGTGCATCAGTGTAAGCCGGTACGTGGCCATCGTTCACCCCTTCACCTACAAGAGCCTGCCAAAACGTGCCTATGCCATTGCGGTCTGCGCTACGGTGTGGACCATCGTCTTCTTGTACATGCTCCCGCTTTGCATAATGCAGCAAAGCTATTACGTAAAACAGCTGGACATTTATACCTGCCATGATGTGCATAACGCCTGCGAAACGATATCTTCCTTCCAGTTCTACTACTATGTCTCTTTAGCTGTCTTTGGGTTTTTAATACCTCTTGCAACTATTGTTTTCTGCTATGTCTCAATTATACGAACACTCAAGACTCATGAATGGTTCTGGTACGTTAAAGTCAGTCTTTTGATTCTTACCATCTTTGCTATTTGCTTTGTGCCAAGCAATATTATCCTTATTATCCATCACATCAACTACTACTATTACAACACTGATGGGTTGTATTCTTTTTATCTAATTGCTTTATGCCTTAGTAGCTTAAACAGTTGTCTTgacccttttctttattttctgatgtCGAAAATTAGAAGCCAATCCAATATTTATCTAACAATGGTTAAAATATCCAGGGAAAAATGA